From Novosphingobium decolorationis, one genomic window encodes:
- a CDS encoding reverse transcriptase domain-containing protein codes for MRDGYAIVVDLDLEKFFDRVNHDIVMARLARHIADPRLLVIIRRFLQAGMLSGGVHVERQEGTPQGGPLSPLIANLILDDLDKELERRGHRFCRYADDCNIYVRSQAAGERVMASVTALLEGKLRLRVNQAKSAVAHVRERTFLGHRLTAGGFLSIANKSLTRLKERLRAITRRNRGISLAAMIAQTNAFTTGWVTYYRHARAQTVLREIDSWLRRKLRCVRLKQCKRTMTIATFLRENGVPEWQAWIFALSGKGWWRLSGSPQAAHGMPNAWFDQAGLSSLALQHAALNRTGNRRDTQYVRPVV; via the coding sequence GTGCGGGACGGCTATGCGATCGTCGTAGACCTCGACCTGGAGAAATTCTTTGATCGGGTGAACCACGACATCGTCATGGCCCGTCTGGCCCGGCACATCGCCGACCCACGCCTGCTCGTCATCATCCGCCGGTTTCTACAGGCCGGGATGCTGTCGGGTGGTGTGCACGTCGAACGGCAGGAGGGGACCCCGCAAGGCGGCCCTCTCTCGCCGCTGATCGCTAACCTCATTCTGGATGACCTCGACAAGGAGCTCGAACGCCGGGGCCACCGGTTCTGCCGCTACGCCGACGACTGTAACATCTATGTACGGTCACAGGCAGCGGGGGAGCGCGTCATGGCTTCGGTTACCGCCTTGCTGGAAGGCAAGCTCCGACTCCGCGTCAATCAGGCCAAGAGCGCGGTTGCACACGTCCGGGAACGTACCTTCCTCGGCCACCGTCTGACAGCGGGAGGCTTTTTGAGCATAGCGAACAAAAGTCTCACGCGGCTGAAGGAGCGGCTCAGGGCGATTACGCGCCGCAACCGAGGCATCAGCCTCGCGGCGATGATCGCACAGACCAATGCCTTCACTACAGGGTGGGTCACCTACTACCGACACGCCCGGGCTCAGACGGTTTTGCGCGAGATCGACAGCTGGCTCCGGCGCAAGCTTCGCTGCGTCCGGCTCAAACAGTGCAAGCGCACCATGACGATCGCCACTTTCTTAAGGGAAAACGGCGTCCCAGAATGGCAGGCTTGGATCTTCGCGCTCTCGGGAAAGGGCTGGTGGCGCCTGTCGGGCAGCCCTCAGGCCGCCCACGGCATGCCCAACGCATGGTTCGATCAGGCAGGTCTCTCAAGCCTCGCTCTCCAACATGCCGCCTTAAACCGTACCGGAAACCGCCGTGATACGCAGTACGTACGTCCGGTGGTGTGA
- a CDS encoding reverse transcriptase domain-containing protein has translation MGVERQQGSGKQQDFFDEALKASLGHDVTGKGGTGAGTIEERQSPTAWAEPLALTRYVMEEVASSANLNQAYKRVKANKGAPGVDGMTVPDLRDWIAGNRERLIASLLDGTYRPSLVRGVEIPKPGGKGVRQLGIPTAVDRLVQQAILQVLDPVLDPTFSASSFGFRPGRGAHDALRQARTMCGTAMRSS, from the coding sequence ATGGGTGTGGAGCGGCAGCAAGGTAGCGGGAAGCAGCAGGACTTCTTCGATGAAGCCCTGAAGGCATCGCTTGGCCACGACGTCACCGGCAAAGGCGGAACTGGCGCTGGGACGATCGAGGAGCGGCAATCACCCACGGCATGGGCCGAGCCCCTCGCCTTGACGCGTTACGTGATGGAGGAGGTGGCCAGCTCGGCCAACCTGAACCAAGCCTACAAGCGGGTGAAAGCGAACAAGGGGGCGCCGGGCGTGGACGGGATGACCGTCCCCGACCTGCGTGACTGGATTGCAGGAAACCGTGAGAGGCTGATCGCCTCGTTACTCGACGGTACTTACCGTCCAAGCCTGGTGCGCGGAGTTGAAATTCCCAAACCCGGCGGGAAAGGAGTGCGCCAGCTGGGCATTCCGACGGCTGTCGACCGGCTGGTACAACAGGCGATACTGCAAGTCCTGGATCCCGTCCTTGATCCGACATTCTCGGCATCGAGTTTTGGGTTCCGCCCCGGACGCGGCGCACACGATGCGCTGCGTCAGGCCCGGACTATGTGCGGGACGGCTATGCGATCGTCGTAG
- a CDS encoding NAD(P)H-dependent flavin oxidoreductase — protein sequence MGFKGLKPINYGGREVWPLIEGGKGVSATNHMSSGAWAAAGGIGTVSAVNADSYDAEGKIVPQVYNALTRKERHEELIRYAIDGGVEQVQRAYEISNGQGAININVLWEMGGAQQVLEGILEKTPGLVTGVTCGAGMPYRLSEIAARYNVNYLPIVSSGRAFRALWKRAYHKVADLLAAVVYEDPWLAGGHNGLSNAEDPLKPEDPYPRVKALRDVMRKEGISDDVPIVMAGGVWYLRDWDNWIDNPELGSIAFQYGTRPLLTTESPIPQAWKDALRDLDPGDVLLHRFSPTGFYSSAVRNPFLRALEARSERQIPYSKVEAGEHTVRLDVGVKGKNFWVAPKDLERARGWAQEGFTDGLRTPDDTIVFVAPDERDEIRKDQADCMGCLSHCGFSSWKDHDDYTTGRLADPRSFCIQKTLQDIAHGGPVEENLMFAGHAAYNFKRDPFYSNGFTPTVKELVDRILTGD from the coding sequence ATGGGTTTCAAGGGTTTAAAGCCGATTAACTATGGTGGACGTGAAGTCTGGCCGCTGATCGAAGGCGGTAAGGGCGTCTCGGCCACCAACCATATGAGTTCGGGTGCCTGGGCGGCAGCGGGCGGCATTGGGACGGTCAGCGCCGTCAACGCCGACAGCTACGACGCCGAGGGCAAGATCGTTCCGCAGGTCTACAATGCACTGACCCGCAAGGAGCGCCACGAGGAACTGATCCGCTACGCCATCGATGGCGGCGTCGAGCAGGTCCAGCGGGCTTACGAGATCTCCAACGGCCAGGGCGCGATCAATATCAACGTCCTTTGGGAAATGGGCGGTGCGCAGCAGGTGCTCGAGGGTATCCTCGAAAAGACGCCGGGTCTCGTGACCGGCGTGACGTGCGGGGCGGGCATGCCTTATCGCCTGTCCGAGATCGCGGCGCGCTACAACGTCAATTATCTTCCCATCGTCAGCTCGGGCCGTGCCTTCCGCGCGCTTTGGAAGCGTGCGTACCACAAGGTGGCGGACCTGCTGGCCGCCGTGGTCTACGAGGATCCCTGGCTCGCCGGCGGTCACAACGGCCTTTCCAACGCGGAAGATCCGCTGAAGCCCGAAGATCCTTATCCGCGCGTCAAGGCGCTGCGCGATGTGATGCGCAAGGAAGGTATCTCGGACGACGTGCCGATCGTGATGGCGGGCGGCGTATGGTACTTGCGCGATTGGGACAACTGGATCGACAACCCCGAGCTGGGCAGCATTGCTTTCCAGTATGGCACACGTCCGCTCCTGACCACGGAAAGCCCGATCCCGCAGGCCTGGAAGGATGCCTTGCGCGATCTCGATCCGGGTGATGTCCTGCTGCACCGTTTCTCGCCGACCGGCTTCTACTCTTCGGCTGTGCGCAATCCGTTCCTGCGCGCGCTCGAAGCGCGTTCGGAGCGCCAGATCCCCTACTCGAAGGTTGAGGCCGGTGAGCACACCGTGCGTCTCGACGTCGGTGTGAAGGGCAAGAACTTCTGGGTCGCTCCCAAGGATCTCGAGCGTGCCCGGGGTTGGGCGCAGGAAGGGTTCACCGATGGCCTGCGGACGCCCGACGACACCATCGTTTTCGTGGCTCCGGACGAGCGCGATGAAATCCGCAAGGATCAGGCCGATTGCATGGGCTGCCTCTCGCACTGCGGTTTCTCGTCGTGGAAGGATCACGACGATTATACCACGGGCCGTCTGGCTGATCCGCGCAGCTTCTGTATTCAGAAGACGCTACAGGACATCGCCCACGGCGGACCTGTGGAAGAGAACCTGATGTTCGCAGGCCATGCGGCCTACAACTTCAAGCGCGATCCCTTCTACTCGAACGGCTTCACGCCGACAGTCAAGGAACTGGTGGATCGCATTCTGACCGGCGACTGA